GGCCCTGTCAAGAGGTTTTGACTTGGCGTCAGGTTTCATATAGAATTATTACCCATGAAGGTCGGTTTCCTCTATGATGACGTATTCCTCGGACATGAGGCTCCTTATCCGCATCCTGAGTGCAAAGAGCGCCTCATCGCAATCGTCGATACCCTGAAAGGTTCTCCTCTCTGGGAAAAGCTCATCCATATCAAGCCGAGAAGGGCCGAATTGAGCGAGATCGAGATGGTGCATCATCGGCACTATGTTGAGAAGGTCAGGAAATTCCGGCAGGGTTATCTCGACCCCGACACCTATGTCTCTTACGGCAGCCTCGACGCGGCCCTCTTTGCTGCAGGCGCGGTGATGGAGGCAGTCGACGGGTGCAAGCGCGGCGATATCCTGAGGGCCTTTTGCGCTGTCAGGCCGCCGGGTCATCACGCCGAGGCCGACAGGGCAATGGGTTTCTGCCTTTTCAATAATATTGCGATAGGCGCACGACACGCACAGGAGGCGGGCTACGGGAAGGCCTTCATTATCGACTTTGACGTCCATCACGGAAACGGTACCCAGCATACCTTTGAAGATGACGACAGGGTCTTTTATTTCAGCACCCATCAATATCCCCATTATCCGGGCACGGGCAGCACAGAAGAGAAAGGAAGGGGAAAGGGGGAGGGGTTCACCTGCAATATCCCGATGTCAGGAGGTTCCGGCGATAGGGAATATAGAACTGCCTATCACGATGTCCTGCCTGGCCTGGTGAAGGGATTCAAGCCGGATATTCTTCTCGTCTCAGCAGGGTATGATATTCACCAAGACGACCCTCTCGCATCCATTCGGGTCTCTGACGATGGAATCAGGAGTATTGTCAGTGCCATTCTTTCATTTGCCTTGCCCACGGTCTTTGCACTCGAAGGCGGTTATAATCTCCGCTCCCTCGCGAGGTCGGTCTCCATCACCATCGAAGAGATG
Above is a genomic segment from Thermodesulfovibrionales bacterium containing:
- a CDS encoding histone deacetylase, coding for MKVGFLYDDVFLGHEAPYPHPECKERLIAIVDTLKGSPLWEKLIHIKPRRAELSEIEMVHHRHYVEKVRKFRQGYLDPDTYVSYGSLDAALFAAGAVMEAVDGCKRGDILRAFCAVRPPGHHAEADRAMGFCLFNNIAIGARHAQEAGYGKAFIIDFDVHHGNGTQHTFEDDDRVFYFSTHQYPHYPGTGSTEEKGRGKGEGFTCNIPMSGGSGDREYRTAYHDVLPGLVKGFKPDILLVSAGYDIHQDDPLASIRVSDDGIRSIVSAILSFALPTVFALEGGYNLRSLARSVSITIEEMMKD